From the Chryseobacterium sp. G0201 genome, the window AAATAGATGTCTGAAGATAAAACCTTATTTAGTGCAGAAAATAAGGGAGTTATCAATAAAAAAAGGACTATAAATAATAGTCCTTTTTGTTTTATGAATTTATAAAGAATGTTAAAATTATGAGTGTCCGAAACCAATATTTCCAGTTTTTTCAGATAAATTCTTTTTAAAATCTATCATTCTTAACGCTGTAACAGCTGCTTCAACTCCTTTATTTCCAAGATCGCCACCGCTTCTTGCGATAGACTGTTCTTTGGTATCGTCTGTTAATACGCAGAAAATAGTCGGAGTATCGGTTAAGATATTACAGTCTTTGATTCCCTGAGCTACTGCCGAGCAAACAAAATCGAAGTGAGGAGTTTCTCCACGGATCACGCAACCTATGGCAATTACCGCGTCGTATTTTCTTTCCTTGCAAAGCTGCATGCTTGCATAGTTAAGCTCAAATGCTCCCGGAACCGAGAAAAGTTTAATATTTTCAGCTTTTACGCCTTCTTTTTCAAGGATTTCCAAAGCTGCATCACGAAGATTGTATGTTACAAAATCATTCCACTCAGAAAAAACAATGCCGATAGAAAAATCTTCGGCATTAGTTATATGAAGTGGCTTGTAATCGGATAGATTAACTGTTGCCATTTTTTAGTAATATTTAGTCATTTCAATATAAGAATCAGACATTCCGTTGTCGTAGTCCTGATATTTTTCGTCAATTGCAGAGAAATATTTTTTAGCATCTGCATTTTTCTTTAATCCTAATGCTAAAATACCTGCTTTTCTTGTGAAATAGTAAGTAGTATAAGGATCATCAGATGCAGAAGATGCTTTGTCTAATAATGATAAAGCTTCGTCATTTTTGTTAAGACCTGATTTTGCATCTGCCATTGCGCCATATTTCATTGCCATCAATGTTTTGTTATCAGATGAAAATTGATCTAAAAGATCATAAGCTTCCTGGAATTTTCCTTCTTTGAATTTTAATAAACCAGCGTTGTATCCTGCAAGTTTACCAACATTTGTAGAAGAATAATCGTTATAAGTACCTACAAAACCTGGGTTTGCAGCAGATTTCCCTCCCAAAGCTTCTTTATCTTTACCTTCCATAAGATTTTTCTGAGCAGAAAGGAAAGTTTTCATAGCTTCAACATTTTTAGGAGCTACAATAAATTGCTGATAAGCGAAAAACCCTAGAACACCTAAAACAAGTGCGCCAAAAACAATACCTAGAGGCTTTGAATATTTTTCAAGAAACCTTTCAGTGTTTAAAGCCTCTCTGTCAAGGTCTTTAAAAAACTCTACTGTTTCTTTACCTTCTTGCTCGTTTTGAGCATTCTTTGTAAGTTTTGCCATAAATTCTTAAAAATTGAACTGCAAATTTAATTGTTTCTGAATGATTTACAAAATACTTTGAGGGTATTATTAATAAAACTCTGTGAAAGCTTTAGATAAATCATTTAAACTCTTGAAAAATTGCTTGTTTTTAGATTAAAAAAGATGCTCAACATTGTTCAGCATCTTTGTATTTGTACATTTTAATATTCTAAAATATGATAGATCTCGGAGTTGAATTTTTTTAATTTTTCATCACCATTAAGACCTTTAAGACCAATCAGGAAACTGAATTGAGTTACGGTTGCACCTTGTTTTTCAACTAATTTAGCCGCTGCTTCTGTAGTTCCGCCTGTTGCCAATAGATCATCGTGAATTAAAATTCTTTGTCCTTTTTTGATCTGTCCTTCGCGGGTTTCAATTACTGCATTTCCATATTCCAGATCATATTTTTCTGAAATGATGGGTGGAGGAAGTTTTCCCGCTTTTCTGATCAGGATAAACGGAACTTCTAATGCTACTGCAATCGCAATTCCGAATAAATAGCCTCGGCTTTCAATTCCGCAGACTGCATCTACTTTTCCTTTACTGAATGCTACCAGATCTTTAATTACATCTTCGTAAAGCTTTGGATCTAAGAAAATAGGAGAGATATCTTTAAACTG encodes:
- a CDS encoding adenine phosphoribosyltransferase, with amino-acid sequence MASKELIKKLEDTIENIPDFPIPGIQFKDISPIFLDPKLYEDVIKDLVAFSKGKVDAVCGIESRGYLFGIAIAVALEVPFILIRKAGKLPPPIISEKYDLEYGNAVIETREGQIKKGQRILIHDDLLATGGTTEAAAKLVEKQGATVTQFSFLIGLKGLNGDEKLKKFNSEIYHILEY
- a CDS encoding tetratricopeptide repeat protein; protein product: MAKLTKNAQNEQEGKETVEFFKDLDREALNTERFLEKYSKPLGIVFGALVLGVLGFFAYQQFIVAPKNVEAMKTFLSAQKNLMEGKDKEALGGKSAANPGFVGTYNDYSSTNVGKLAGYNAGLLKFKEGKFQEAYDLLDQFSSDNKTLMAMKYGAMADAKSGLNKNDEALSLLDKASSASDDPYTTYYFTRKAGILALGLKKNADAKKYFSAIDEKYQDYDNGMSDSYIEMTKYY
- the ribH gene encoding 6,7-dimethyl-8-ribityllumazine synthase, translated to MATVNLSDYKPLHITNAEDFSIGIVFSEWNDFVTYNLRDAALEILEKEGVKAENIKLFSVPGAFELNYASMQLCKERKYDAVIAIGCVIRGETPHFDFVCSAVAQGIKDCNILTDTPTIFCVLTDDTKEQSIARSGGDLGNKGVEAAVTALRMIDFKKNLSEKTGNIGFGHS